Proteins co-encoded in one Oreochromis aureus strain Israel breed Guangdong linkage group 3, ZZ_aureus, whole genome shotgun sequence genomic window:
- the LOC116328669 gene encoding transmembrane protein 184C-like has translation MPCTCAEWRRWIRPLVLVLYALLLVAVLPLCVWELEKDKVGTHSKAWFIAGVFVFLTIPISLWGILQHMVHYTQPELQKPIIRILWMVPIYSLDSWLALRYPNLAIYVDTCRECYEAYVIYNFLVFLLNFLSNQYPSLVLMLEVQQQQPHLPPLCCCPPWAMGEVLLFRCKLGVLQYTVVRPVTTVIALICQLCGVYDEANFSFRNAWSYLVIINNISQLFAMYCLVLLYRALREELMPIRPVGKFLCVKLVVFVSFWQAVLIALLVKVGVISDKHTWDWDSVEAVATGLQDFIICIEMFLAAIAHHYTFTYKPYVQEAEEGSCFDSFLAMWDFSDIRADVSEQVRHVGRTFLGRPNKMYFGAAARPEHTEHTGLLTATSQDPIAVAATSMPTSPSSSGRYQGLGHTTAPHSISAPAGFTSSSWDEDSEGSPPQAGGAQ, from the exons ATGCCGTGTACGTGTGCAGAGTGGAGGAGGTGGATCCGCCCGCTGGTTCTGGTGCTCTACGCCCTCCTGCTGGTGGCCGTGCTGCCACTATGCGTCTGGGAGCTGGAGAAGGACAAA GTCGGCACTCACAGTAAAGCCTGGTTCATCGCCggtgtctttgtgtttctgacCATCCCGATCTCGCTGTGGGGGATCCTGCAGCACATGGTGCACTACACCCAGCCTGAGCTGCAGAAGCCCATCatcag GATACTGTGGATGGTGCCGATCTACAGTTTGGACAGT TGGCTGGCTCTGCGATATCCCAACCTGGCCATCTACGTGGACACGTGCAGGGAGTGCTACGAGGCCTACGTCATCTACAACTTCCTGGTTTTCCTGCTGAACTTCCTGAGTAACCAGTACCCCAGCCTGGTGCTCATGCTGgaggtccagcagcagcagccacatcTGCCCCCGCTGTGCTGCTGCCCACCGTGGGCCATGGGAGA ggTGCTGCTGTTCAGGTGTAAGCTGGGAGTCCTGCAGTACACTGTGGTCAGACCAGTTACCACGGTGATAGCGCT CATCTGTCAGCTCTGTGGGGTTTATGATGAAGCAAACTTCAGCTTCAGAAACGCCTGGTCCTACCTGGTCATAATCAACAACATATCACAGCTG TTTGCCATGTACTGCCTGGTGTTGCTCTATCGAGCTCTCAGGGAGGAGCTGATGCCCATCAGGCCTGTGGGGAAGTTCCTCTGTGTCAAACTGGTCGTGTTCGTCTCCTTCTG GCAGGCGGTTTTAATAGCACTGCTGGTGAAAGTTGGTGtgatctctgacaaacacaCCTGGGACTGGGACAGCGTGGAGGCCGTGGCTACTGGTCTGCAG GACTTCATCATCTGCATAGAGATGTTTCTGGCTGCCATCGCTCACCACTACACCTTCACCTACAAGCCCTATGTACAG GAAGCAGAGGAGGGGTCGTGTTTTGACAGCTTTTTGGCCATGTGGGATTTCTCTGATATCAGAGCTGATGTTAGTGAGCAGGTCCGCCATGTGG GCCGGACGTTCCTGGGTCGTCCCAACAAGATGTATTTCGGTGCAGCGGCTCGACCCGAGCACACCGAGCACACCGGCCTCCTCACAGCCACCTCGCAGGACCCCATCGCCGTGGCAGCCACGTCGATGCCCACCTCCCCTTCATCAAGCGGGCGCTACCAGGGGCTCGGCCACACCACGGCACCCCACTCTATCTCTGCTCCGGCTGGGTTCACGTCCTCGTCTTGGGACGAAGACAGCGAAGGCTCACCTCCACAGGCGGGTGGAGCCCAATAA
- the LOC116328670 gene encoding endothelin receptor type B-like, giving the protein MGHRIPSMPFGFILLLIVWCLLFVDPAVCEHNLTSEPSFSNLVLSDLPGFHSTDQPLEPSLHHLQYTLKKSGHGKQHFQKLKQHKEQQMSSNASTVVRCSIIVKMKATFRYINAVLSCLIFIVGVIGNATLLRIISQNKSMRNGPNALIASLALGDLIYIAIVMPIHVYKPLAMRWPFAENDFGLFLCKLVPFVQKASAGITVLSLCALSVDRYRAVASWSRVQGTGLPTVTAMEIVVIWVLSVVLAVPDAVTFTMVSSTYNNHSFNVCMLSHRNTTFLGYYIKAKDWWFFGFYFCIPLACSAIFYSLMTCEMIQHEKESLKISLTEHLKQRREVAKVVFCLVLIFALCWFPLHLGRLLKKIIYDRDLSEQRCELLNFLLVLDYIGINMATINSCINPIILFFVSKKFKNCFKSCLCCWCYSGSLSNSMLPLHHGTSLQYKHTDH; this is encoded by the exons ATGGGACACAGAATTCCCTCCATGCCCTTTGGGTTCATCCTGCTGCTGATTGTCtggtgtttgttgtttgttgatcCAGCCGTCTGCGAACATAACCTCACATCAGAGCCATCTTTCTCAAATCTGGTGCTGTCTGACCTGCCAGGCTTCCACAGCACTGACCAACCTCTAGAACCAAGCTTGCATCATTTGCAATATACTCTGAAGAAGAGCGGTCACGGAAAACAGCACTTCCAAAAGCTGAAGCAACACAAAGAACAACAAATGTCCTCCAACGCATCTACAGTGGTTAGGTGCTCAATCATTGTTAAAATGAAAGCAACCTTCAGGTACATCAATGCCGTGCTTTCCTGTTTGATCTTTATTGTGGGAGTCATTGGCAACGCCACCCTGCTGAGGATTATCTCCCAAAACAAAAGCATGAGGAATGGACCCAACGCTCTCATAGCCAGCCTCGCCCTCGGGGACCTGATATACATCGCAATCGTCATGCCCATCCATGTCTACAAG cccTTGGCGATGAGGTGGCCCTTTGCTGAGAATGACTTTGGTCTGTTCCTCTGCAAGCTGGTTCCCTTTGTGCAGAAAGCTTCAGCCGGCATCACCGTCCTCAGCCTGTGTGCTCTGAGTGTGGACAG GTACCGTGCGGTGGCATCCTGGTCACGGGTGCAGGGCACAGGTCTCCCCACGGTAACAGCGATGGAGATTGTGGTGATCTGGGTGCTGTCGGTGGTGCTGGCTGTGCCGGATGCCGTCACCTTCACTATGGTCTCTTCCACATACAACAACCATAGCTTCAATGTCTGCATGTTGTCACACAGGAACACAACCTTCCTGGGA TACTACATCAAAGCCAAGGACTGGTGGTTTTTTGGTTTCTACTTCTGCATCCCTCTGGCCTGCTCAGCCATTTTCTACAGCCTCATGACCTGCGAGATGATCCAACACGAGAAAGAAAGTCTGAAGATCTCGCTGACCGAGCACCTCAAGCAG CGGAGAGAAGTCGCTAAGGTCGTGTTCTGCCTGGTGCTGATCTTCGCCTTGTGCTGGTTTCCTCTCCATCTGGGTCGCCTGCTGAAGAAGATCATCTATGATCGAGACCTCAGTGAGCAGCGATGTGAACTCCTGAA TTTCCTGTTGGTCCTCGACTACATCGGCATCAACATGGCCACCATCAACTCCTGCATCAATCCCATAATCCTCTTCTTTGTTTCCAAGAAGTTCAAAAACTGCTTCAAG tCCTGTCTGTGCTGCTGGTGTTACTCTGGCTCTCTCTCTAACAGCATGCTGCCTCTCCACCACGGGACGAGCCTGCAGTACAAACACACTGACCACTGA
- the ttc29 gene encoding tetratricopeptide repeat protein 29 isoform X1 → MTLASLSSFISGAFRVHLTRFTVTSSWLCLSVDLQAKMNTAVGFLPEININKSKQRRSTYYSRMKQTKESLRARLNPAGPAETLTRKEIALFRSSLKQSICVRLLQEGFHRSFSELVSLLQSDQDWRAMAEPGSLRILAPPLSEQKYKMETISQHLSLAEEAERTGIWSTVCEERLLLGRFFSDPEDLWLRFYFYHSCTDREKGRFSRAATEARACLTELYLDQGDLEEARQQGELCCKQAEDGGWLDSDGRSLKLRACRDLWKIYRELAEALLAAEDHKKALTLLHEGNRRAMESEDKQLKGEAAFQVGLANQRAGDHGTAKKFFNSSMEIFHSLDDTDGLVKAYKALAKSLKSEGYIEEVVACLEKLATMSRSSRLQHRLIDVSLCLGNIYFSRSQYVRAGEYCLQGYEVACTTEDVAQLQRAQVLVASAHAHATIGKYGANLTSTSPAPLQRLLDWKVKRGREDLSVEEYYSPAWFKCAIV, encoded by the exons ATGACCTTAGCTTCACTTTCTAGCTTCATTTCCGGAGCTTTTCGGGTGCACCTCACGCGCTTCACAGTCACGAGCAGCTGGTTGTGTCTTTCG GTTGACCTGCAGGCGAAGATGAACACAGCAGTTGGGTTTCTCCCTGAAATTAATAtcaacaaaagcaaacagaggAGGAGCACTTACTACAG caGGATGAAGCAGACAAAGGAGTCCCTTCGAGCCAGACTGAACCCGGCTGGACCAGCAGAGACTCTGACCAGGAAAGAAATCGCTCT GTTCAGAAGCAGTCTGAAGCAGAGCATCTGTGTGCGGCTGCTGCAGGAAGGCTTCCACAG GTCGTTCTCTGAGCTCGTCTCTCTGCTGCAATCTGACCAGGACTGGAGAGCGATGGCTGAACCGGGATCACTCAGGATTCTTGCTCCTCCTCTGTCggaacaaaaatacaaaatggaGACCATCAGCCAGCACCTGAGCTTGGCCGAGGAGGCTGAAAGGAccg GTATCTGGTCCACCGTCTGCGAGGAGCGTCTCCTTTTGGGTCGGTTCTTCTCAGACCCTGAGGACCTCTGGCTCCGCTTCTACTTCTACCACAGCTGTACTGACAGGGAGAAAGGGAGGTTCTCCAGAGCAGCCACCGAGGCCCGGGCCTGCCTGACTGAGCTCTACCTGGATCAAG GTGATCTGGAGGAGGCGAGGCAGCAGGGAGAGCTGTGCTGCAAACAGGCAGAGGATGGCGGCTGGCTGGACTCAGACGGTCGATCCCTGAAGCTCCGAGCCTGCCGGGATCTGTGGAAGATCTACAGAGAACTCGCGGAGGCGCTGCTGGCTGCTGAGGACCACAAGAAGGCCCTGACGCTGCTGCACGAAGGCAACCGCAGGGCCATGGAGT CTGAAGACAAACAGCTGAAGGGGGAGGCGGCTTTCCAAGTAGGTCTAGCCAATCAGAGAGCAGGAGACCATGGCACAGCCAAAAAG ttCTTTAACAGCAGCATGGAGATTTTTCACAGCCTGGACGACACAGATGGACTGGTGAAGGCCTACAAAGCTTTGGCAAAGTCTCTAaagag TGAGGGATACATCGAGGAGGTGGTCGCATGTCTGGAGAAGTTAGCCACCATGTCTCGTAGCAGCAGGCTGCAGCACAGACTGATCGATGTCTCTCTGTGTCTAGGAAACATCTACTTCAGCAGG aGTCAGTATGTGAGAGCTGGTGAGTACTGCCTGCAGGGCTACGAGGTGGCCTGCACCACAGAAgatgtggctcagctgcagcgAGCACAG GTGTTGGTGGCCTCCGCTCACGCCCATGCCACGATTGGAAAATACGGCGCCAACCTGACGTCGACCTCGCCCGCTCCCCTGCAGCGGCTGCTCGACTGGAAAGTGAAACGAGGACGTGAGGACCTCAGTGTGGAGGAGTACTACTCTCCTGCCTGGTTTAAATGTGCCATTGTTTAA
- the ttc29 gene encoding tetratricopeptide repeat protein 29 isoform X2 has product MTLASLSSFISGAFRVHLTRFTVTSSWLCLSVDLQAKMNTAVGFLPEININKSKQRRSTYYRMKQTKESLRARLNPAGPAETLTRKEIALFRSSLKQSICVRLLQEGFHRSFSELVSLLQSDQDWRAMAEPGSLRILAPPLSEQKYKMETISQHLSLAEEAERTGIWSTVCEERLLLGRFFSDPEDLWLRFYFYHSCTDREKGRFSRAATEARACLTELYLDQGDLEEARQQGELCCKQAEDGGWLDSDGRSLKLRACRDLWKIYRELAEALLAAEDHKKALTLLHEGNRRAMESEDKQLKGEAAFQVGLANQRAGDHGTAKKFFNSSMEIFHSLDDTDGLVKAYKALAKSLKSEGYIEEVVACLEKLATMSRSSRLQHRLIDVSLCLGNIYFSRSQYVRAGEYCLQGYEVACTTEDVAQLQRAQVLVASAHAHATIGKYGANLTSTSPAPLQRLLDWKVKRGREDLSVEEYYSPAWFKCAIV; this is encoded by the exons ATGACCTTAGCTTCACTTTCTAGCTTCATTTCCGGAGCTTTTCGGGTGCACCTCACGCGCTTCACAGTCACGAGCAGCTGGTTGTGTCTTTCG GTTGACCTGCAGGCGAAGATGAACACAGCAGTTGGGTTTCTCCCTGAAATTAATAtcaacaaaagcaaacagaggAGGAGCACTTACTACAG GATGAAGCAGACAAAGGAGTCCCTTCGAGCCAGACTGAACCCGGCTGGACCAGCAGAGACTCTGACCAGGAAAGAAATCGCTCT GTTCAGAAGCAGTCTGAAGCAGAGCATCTGTGTGCGGCTGCTGCAGGAAGGCTTCCACAG GTCGTTCTCTGAGCTCGTCTCTCTGCTGCAATCTGACCAGGACTGGAGAGCGATGGCTGAACCGGGATCACTCAGGATTCTTGCTCCTCCTCTGTCggaacaaaaatacaaaatggaGACCATCAGCCAGCACCTGAGCTTGGCCGAGGAGGCTGAAAGGAccg GTATCTGGTCCACCGTCTGCGAGGAGCGTCTCCTTTTGGGTCGGTTCTTCTCAGACCCTGAGGACCTCTGGCTCCGCTTCTACTTCTACCACAGCTGTACTGACAGGGAGAAAGGGAGGTTCTCCAGAGCAGCCACCGAGGCCCGGGCCTGCCTGACTGAGCTCTACCTGGATCAAG GTGATCTGGAGGAGGCGAGGCAGCAGGGAGAGCTGTGCTGCAAACAGGCAGAGGATGGCGGCTGGCTGGACTCAGACGGTCGATCCCTGAAGCTCCGAGCCTGCCGGGATCTGTGGAAGATCTACAGAGAACTCGCGGAGGCGCTGCTGGCTGCTGAGGACCACAAGAAGGCCCTGACGCTGCTGCACGAAGGCAACCGCAGGGCCATGGAGT CTGAAGACAAACAGCTGAAGGGGGAGGCGGCTTTCCAAGTAGGTCTAGCCAATCAGAGAGCAGGAGACCATGGCACAGCCAAAAAG ttCTTTAACAGCAGCATGGAGATTTTTCACAGCCTGGACGACACAGATGGACTGGTGAAGGCCTACAAAGCTTTGGCAAAGTCTCTAaagag TGAGGGATACATCGAGGAGGTGGTCGCATGTCTGGAGAAGTTAGCCACCATGTCTCGTAGCAGCAGGCTGCAGCACAGACTGATCGATGTCTCTCTGTGTCTAGGAAACATCTACTTCAGCAGG aGTCAGTATGTGAGAGCTGGTGAGTACTGCCTGCAGGGCTACGAGGTGGCCTGCACCACAGAAgatgtggctcagctgcagcgAGCACAG GTGTTGGTGGCCTCCGCTCACGCCCATGCCACGATTGGAAAATACGGCGCCAACCTGACGTCGACCTCGCCCGCTCCCCTGCAGCGGCTGCTCGACTGGAAAGTGAAACGAGGACGTGAGGACCTCAGTGTGGAGGAGTACTACTCTCCTGCCTGGTTTAAATGTGCCATTGTTTAA
- the ttc29 gene encoding tetratricopeptide repeat protein 29 isoform X3 gives MNTAVGFLPEININKSKQRRSTYYSRMKQTKESLRARLNPAGPAETLTRKEIALFRSSLKQSICVRLLQEGFHRSFSELVSLLQSDQDWRAMAEPGSLRILAPPLSEQKYKMETISQHLSLAEEAERTGIWSTVCEERLLLGRFFSDPEDLWLRFYFYHSCTDREKGRFSRAATEARACLTELYLDQGDLEEARQQGELCCKQAEDGGWLDSDGRSLKLRACRDLWKIYRELAEALLAAEDHKKALTLLHEGNRRAMESEDKQLKGEAAFQVGLANQRAGDHGTAKKFFNSSMEIFHSLDDTDGLVKAYKALAKSLKSEGYIEEVVACLEKLATMSRSSRLQHRLIDVSLCLGNIYFSRSQYVRAGEYCLQGYEVACTTEDVAQLQRAQVLVASAHAHATIGKYGANLTSTSPAPLQRLLDWKVKRGREDLSVEEYYSPAWFKCAIV, from the exons ATGAACACAGCAGTTGGGTTTCTCCCTGAAATTAATAtcaacaaaagcaaacagaggAGGAGCACTTACTACAG caGGATGAAGCAGACAAAGGAGTCCCTTCGAGCCAGACTGAACCCGGCTGGACCAGCAGAGACTCTGACCAGGAAAGAAATCGCTCT GTTCAGAAGCAGTCTGAAGCAGAGCATCTGTGTGCGGCTGCTGCAGGAAGGCTTCCACAG GTCGTTCTCTGAGCTCGTCTCTCTGCTGCAATCTGACCAGGACTGGAGAGCGATGGCTGAACCGGGATCACTCAGGATTCTTGCTCCTCCTCTGTCggaacaaaaatacaaaatggaGACCATCAGCCAGCACCTGAGCTTGGCCGAGGAGGCTGAAAGGAccg GTATCTGGTCCACCGTCTGCGAGGAGCGTCTCCTTTTGGGTCGGTTCTTCTCAGACCCTGAGGACCTCTGGCTCCGCTTCTACTTCTACCACAGCTGTACTGACAGGGAGAAAGGGAGGTTCTCCAGAGCAGCCACCGAGGCCCGGGCCTGCCTGACTGAGCTCTACCTGGATCAAG GTGATCTGGAGGAGGCGAGGCAGCAGGGAGAGCTGTGCTGCAAACAGGCAGAGGATGGCGGCTGGCTGGACTCAGACGGTCGATCCCTGAAGCTCCGAGCCTGCCGGGATCTGTGGAAGATCTACAGAGAACTCGCGGAGGCGCTGCTGGCTGCTGAGGACCACAAGAAGGCCCTGACGCTGCTGCACGAAGGCAACCGCAGGGCCATGGAGT CTGAAGACAAACAGCTGAAGGGGGAGGCGGCTTTCCAAGTAGGTCTAGCCAATCAGAGAGCAGGAGACCATGGCACAGCCAAAAAG ttCTTTAACAGCAGCATGGAGATTTTTCACAGCCTGGACGACACAGATGGACTGGTGAAGGCCTACAAAGCTTTGGCAAAGTCTCTAaagag TGAGGGATACATCGAGGAGGTGGTCGCATGTCTGGAGAAGTTAGCCACCATGTCTCGTAGCAGCAGGCTGCAGCACAGACTGATCGATGTCTCTCTGTGTCTAGGAAACATCTACTTCAGCAGG aGTCAGTATGTGAGAGCTGGTGAGTACTGCCTGCAGGGCTACGAGGTGGCCTGCACCACAGAAgatgtggctcagctgcagcgAGCACAG GTGTTGGTGGCCTCCGCTCACGCCCATGCCACGATTGGAAAATACGGCGCCAACCTGACGTCGACCTCGCCCGCTCCCCTGCAGCGGCTGCTCGACTGGAAAGTGAAACGAGGACGTGAGGACCTCAGTGTGGAGGAGTACTACTCTCCTGCCTGGTTTAAATGTGCCATTGTTTAA
- the slc10a7 gene encoding sodium/bile acid cotransporter 7 isoform X2, with product MGLLARIRKEWFIIGIVLVILSAKLQPSIGVKGGPLKPEVTIAYIAVSLIFFNSGLSLKTEELTSALLHVRLHLFVQCFTLIFFPLAIWLLLKVLALTAIDQWLLRGLQTVSCMPPPVSSAVILTKAVGGNEAAAIFNSAFGSFLGIVVTPLLLLLFLGSSSSVPFSSIFSQLFMTVVVPLILGQVCRRFLREFLERQKPPFGAISSAVLLMIIYTTFCETFSNPSIELDPTSLLLVGLIIFSIQISFMLLTFAFSTRPGSRFSPADTVAIMFCSTHKSLTLGIPMLKIVFEGYEQLSLISVPLLIYHPAQILLGSVLVPTIRSWMTSRQKSSLLLR from the exons ATGGGCCTCCTGGCGAGGATACGAAAGGAGTGGTTCATCATCGGGATCGTGCTGGTCATCTTATCGGCCAAGCTGCAGCCCAGCATCGGAGTGAAAGGAG gTCCTTTAAAGCCAGAGGTCACCATAGCGTACATCGCCGTCTCGCTCATCTTCTTCAACAGCGGCCTGTCGCTGAAAACGGAG GAGCTGACCAGCGCGCTGCTTCACGTGCGGCTCCACCTCTTTGTTCAGTGCTTCACCCTCATCTTCTTCCCACTCGCCATTTGGCTGCTGCTCAAAGTGCTCGCACTTACCGCCATCGACCAATGGCTGCTCAGAGG GTTACAGACGGTGAGCTGCATGCCCCCTCCAGTCTCTTCTGCCGTTATTCTCACCAAGGCTGTCGGAGGCAACGag GCCGCCGCCATCTTCAACTCTGCTTTTGGAAGCTTCTTG GGAATTGTTGTcactcctctgctgctgctgctcttt ctTGGCTCCTCGTCCTCCGTTCCCTTCTCCTCAATCTTCTCTCAGCTCTTCATGACGGTGGTGGTGCCTCTGATCCTGGGGCAG GTTTGTCGCAGATTCCTCAGGGAGTTTTTGGAAAGGCAAAAGCCCCCGTTCGGCGCCATCAGCAGCGCTGTTCTCCTCATGATCATCTATACCACCTTCTGCGAAACCTTCAGTAACCCCAGCATCGAGCTGGACCCCACCAGCCTGCTGCTGGTCGGCCTTATCA TTTTCTCCATCCAGATCAGCTTCATGCTGCTAACGTTTGCCTTTTCCACCAG gcCAGGCTCCAGGTTCAGCCCCGCGGACACCGTCGCCATCATGTTCTGCTCCACACACAAGTCTCTCACCCTGG GTATCCCCATGTTGAAGATCGTGTTTGAAGGCTACGAGCAGCTCTCTCTGATCTCAGTCCCTCTCCTGATCTACCATCCGGCTCAGATCCTGCTTGGCTCCGTCCTGGTGCCCACCATCCGCAGCTGGATGACCAGCCGGCAgaag TCTAGTCTGTTGTTGCGATAG
- the slc10a7 gene encoding sodium/bile acid cotransporter 7 isoform X1, producing MGLLARIRKEWFIIGIVLVILSAKLQPSIGVKGGPLKPEVTIAYIAVSLIFFNSGLSLKTEELTSALLHVRLHLFVQCFTLIFFPLAIWLLLKVLALTAIDQWLLRGLQTVSCMPPPVSSAVILTKAVGGNEAAAIFNSAFGSFLGIVVTPLLLLLFLGSSSSVPFSSIFSQLFMTVVVPLILGQVCRRFLREFLERQKPPFGAISSAVLLMIIYTTFCETFSNPSIELDPTSLLLVGLIIFSIQISFMLLTFAFSTRPGSRFSPADTVAIMFCSTHKSLTLGIPMLKIVFEGYEQLSLISVPLLIYHPAQILLGSVLVPTIRSWMTSRQKAVKLSALQPI from the exons ATGGGCCTCCTGGCGAGGATACGAAAGGAGTGGTTCATCATCGGGATCGTGCTGGTCATCTTATCGGCCAAGCTGCAGCCCAGCATCGGAGTGAAAGGAG gTCCTTTAAAGCCAGAGGTCACCATAGCGTACATCGCCGTCTCGCTCATCTTCTTCAACAGCGGCCTGTCGCTGAAAACGGAG GAGCTGACCAGCGCGCTGCTTCACGTGCGGCTCCACCTCTTTGTTCAGTGCTTCACCCTCATCTTCTTCCCACTCGCCATTTGGCTGCTGCTCAAAGTGCTCGCACTTACCGCCATCGACCAATGGCTGCTCAGAGG GTTACAGACGGTGAGCTGCATGCCCCCTCCAGTCTCTTCTGCCGTTATTCTCACCAAGGCTGTCGGAGGCAACGag GCCGCCGCCATCTTCAACTCTGCTTTTGGAAGCTTCTTG GGAATTGTTGTcactcctctgctgctgctgctcttt ctTGGCTCCTCGTCCTCCGTTCCCTTCTCCTCAATCTTCTCTCAGCTCTTCATGACGGTGGTGGTGCCTCTGATCCTGGGGCAG GTTTGTCGCAGATTCCTCAGGGAGTTTTTGGAAAGGCAAAAGCCCCCGTTCGGCGCCATCAGCAGCGCTGTTCTCCTCATGATCATCTATACCACCTTCTGCGAAACCTTCAGTAACCCCAGCATCGAGCTGGACCCCACCAGCCTGCTGCTGGTCGGCCTTATCA TTTTCTCCATCCAGATCAGCTTCATGCTGCTAACGTTTGCCTTTTCCACCAG gcCAGGCTCCAGGTTCAGCCCCGCGGACACCGTCGCCATCATGTTCTGCTCCACACACAAGTCTCTCACCCTGG GTATCCCCATGTTGAAGATCGTGTTTGAAGGCTACGAGCAGCTCTCTCTGATCTCAGTCCCTCTCCTGATCTACCATCCGGCTCAGATCCTGCTTGGCTCCGTCCTGGTGCCCACCATCCGCAGCTGGATGACCAGCCGGCAgaag